In Juglans regia cultivar Chandler chromosome 13, Walnut 2.0, whole genome shotgun sequence, the following proteins share a genomic window:
- the LOC108989404 gene encoding putative U-box domain-containing protein 42 isoform X2 → MELLSAESFPANVMEILQTLSKNVDLAKDLVKRCQEGTRPILDSEQGSIIAQLEGVIKHVGECLGLIPASSFEDQVYVEVAIRSLSNEMQNAQFTIRQTLSSKTCELDSHALSLEKQLKEEQVSIETDLYPINIEDSTDSQFFDMPHVIEARKSTSYKTNRKLWNMSRSLSTLPLVAQEIEPLYGTFFCPLMKKIIDDPVTIETGVTYERKAISEWFEKFKNSEEIFCPITGHKLVTRDLVTNIALKSTIDEWRERNEVARIKVSQAALSLASSDGMVLEAIEDLQSISQGRQYSRKQVCSDGVLASLVKFLQYKNIDVVCAALELLRLLCAEEDDGIKEIISKKMDISTAIKMLSRSHQRVRHASLLFLLELSRSKFMCEKIGSVPGGILMLISLKYKPSIDVFASEKADETLRNLESSPNNIKRMAECGLLEPLLKHLVEGCEDMKMEMASYLGEIVLGHDSKTYVAERASPPLIKMVRSGNTLCRREAFKALSQISSYQPNGKILVEAGLVQIMFEEMFTRRICDEPMNSTIEAAAILANVFESVLELENLQVNTRGHTVSSNYVVYNIINMVKNSTPDDLNINLIRILLCLTKTPKSTASIVSAVKTTDASYTLTEFTNNPDDELGIASIKLLGALSPYMGHTLIERLCKTRGHPENLIQSPTEVTQITERHAVSAKYLAQLPHQNLTLNLALLSKNAVPTILQTINQIQRSGTRSSRYANAYLEGLVGILVRFTATLYEPQMLFLARNYNFTLVFSELLMKTSSDEVQRLSAIGLENLSTESINLSKPPQIKRTKIMKLFYLPKFLSFGSSKRRKIPVCPVHRGACSSQNTFCLVDAKAVERLLGCLDHDNVEVVDAALSAICTLLDDKVDVDNSVSMLSEVNAIKHVLNVVKEHQQEGLWQKSLWVIEKFLMKGGDKSASDISQDRLFPATLVSAFHHGEGSTRQLAEKILRHLNKMPNLSTYNPVM, encoded by the exons ATGGAGTTACTGTCAGCTGAGAGTTTCCCGGCAAATGTAATGGAGATTCTACAAACTCTATCCAAAAATGTTGATTTGGCCAAGGATCTTGTGAAGAGGTGCCAAGAAGGAACACGTCCAATTTTGGACAGTGAACAGGGAAGCATCATAGCACAGCTTGAGGGGGTGATAAAACATGTGGGAGAATGCCTGGGCCTGATACCTGCATCATCATTTGAAGACCAAGTATATGTAGAAGTCGCTATCCGGTCTCTATCAAATGAGATGCAGAATGCTCAATTTACAATCAGGCAAACTCTGTCATCCAAGACCTGTGAGCTCGATTCACATGCATTGTCTTTGGAGAAGCAACTGAAGGAAGAACAAGTATCAATAGAGACAGACCTCTACCCCATAAATATTGAGGATTCTACAGATAGTCAGTTCTTCGATATGCCTCATGTCATTGAAGCGCGTAAAAGCACTAGTTACAAAACCAATAGAAAACTTTGGAACATGAGCAGATCCTTATCCACATTGCCACTGGTGGCTCAGGAGATAGAGCCTCTTTATGGAACTTTCTTTTGTCCTCTTATGAAGAAGATCATAGATGACCCTGTCACCATAGAAACTGGAGTGACTTATGAAAGGAAGGCAATAAGTGAGTGGTTTGAGAAGTTCAAAAACTCAGAGGAGATTTTCTGCCCAATCACAGGGCATAAGCTGGTAACTAGAGATCTCGTCACTAATATAGCTCTGAAGTCTACAATAGATGAGTGGAGAGAAAGGAATGAAGTAGCCAGGATCAAGGTTTCCCAGGCAGCTTTGTCTTTAGCCAGTTCAGACGGTATGGTACTGGAAGCAATAGAAGATTTGCAAAGTATCAGCCAAGGTAGACAATACAGCAGGAAACAAGTCTGCAGTGATGGAGTATTGGCATCACTCGTTAAGTTTCTACAGTACAAAAACATAGATGTTGTCTGTGCAGCACTGGAACTACTACGACTACTATGTGCAGAGGAAGATGATGGCATCAAG GaaatcatttccaaaaaaatggatatttcCACAGCAATCAAAATGCTGTCGAGAAGTCATCAGCGTGTAAGGCATGCATCATTGCTGTTCTTGCTTGAGCTTTCAAGATCCAAATTTATGTGTGAGAAAATTGGGTCGGTTCCTGGAGGAATTCTAATGCTGATATCTCTTAAATACAAACCTTCCATCGACGTCTTTGCTTCAGAAAAAGCAGATGAAACCCTCAGGAACTTAGAGAGTTCACCAAATAACATTAAGCGCATGGCAGAATGTGGACTTTTGGAGCCCCTTCTAAAACACCTTGTTGAAG GTTGTGAAGatatgaaaatggaaatggCGAGCTATCTTGGGGAAATTGTTCTCGGACATGACAGCAAAACCTACGTGGCTGAGAGGGCTTCTCCCCCTCTCATCAAAATGGTTCGTAGTGGGAACACTTTGTGCAGAAGGGAAGCATTTAAAGCTCTATCTCAAATCTCATCCTATCAACCAAATGGAAAAATACTTGTAGAAGCTGGACTAGTACAAATTATGTTTGAAGAGATGTTTACCAGGAGAATCTGTGACGAGCCTATGAACTCAACTATAGAAGCAGCTGCAATACTAGCAAATGTATTTGAATCTGTGCTTGAGCTTGAGAACCTCCAAGTGAATACTCGTGGACACACCGTGTCTTCCAACTACGTTGTATACAACATCATTAACATGGTAAAGAACTCAACCCCTGATGATCTCAACATCAACCTTATCAGAATTCTCTTATGCCTGACAAAGACACCAAAATCAACAGCCTCCATTGTCTCAGCTGTCAAAACGACTGATGCAAGCTACACCCTGACTGAATTCACCAATAATCCAGATGATGAACTTGGGATAGCATCAATCAAGCTACTTGGTGCACTTTCACCCTACATGGGCCATACACTAATAGAAAGACTTTGCAAAACAAGAGGCCATCCTGAGAACCTAATCCAGAGCCCAACTGAAGTAACTCAAATCACAGAGAGACATGCAGTTTCAGCAAAATATTTAGCACAACTCCCTCACCAAAACCTCACACTCAACCTAGCTCTTCTAAGCAAGAATGCAGTCCCTACTATCCTACAAACAATCAATCAAATCCAAAGAAGTGGAACAAGGTCAAGCAGGTATGCAAATGCTTACTTGGAAGGACTAGTGGGCATTCTAGTCAGATTCACAGCAACACTGTATGAACCTCAAATGCTGTTTCTTGCAAGAAACTACAATTTCACGTTAGTGTTCTCAGAATTGCTGATGAAAACATCAAGTGATGAAGTTCAAAGGTTATCAGCAATAGGATTGGAGAATCTCTCGACAGAGTCAATAAATCTATCAAAACCACCACAGATCAAGAGAACCAAGATTATGAAGCTATTCTACTTACCAAAGTTCCTATCTTTTGGTTCATCAAAGCGGAGGAAAATACCAGTGTGCCCAGTTCATCGAGGGGCATGTTCTTCGCAAAACACATTCTGTTTAGTTGATGCCAAGGCAGTTGAGAGGCTGTTGGGATGTTTGGACCATGACAATGTAGAGGTGGTTGATGCTGCATTGTCAGCTATATGTACATTGTTGGATGACAAAGTTGACGTAGACAACAGTGTAAGCATGTTGAGTGAAGTAAATGCCATAAAGCACGTTCTGAACGTGGTGAAAGAGCACCAGCAAGAGGGTCTGTGGCAAAAGTCACTTTGGGTTATTgagaaatttttaatgaaagGCGGTGACAAGTCTGCTTCAGATATATCGCAGGACAGGTTGTTTCCTGCCACATTGGTGAGTGCTTTCCATCATGGAGAGGGTAGTACAAGGCAGCTAGCTGAGAAGATTTTGCGGCATTTGAACAAGATGCCAAATCTCTCTACTTACAACCCTGTCATGtaa
- the LOC108989404 gene encoding putative U-box domain-containing protein 42 isoform X1 has product MLPKEEASPVICLAQSLLASISEITEAVVCIELEKENFLEFGCYFYRASFTIMELLSAESFPANVMEILQTLSKNVDLAKDLVKRCQEGTRPILDSEQGSIIAQLEGVIKHVGECLGLIPASSFEDQVYVEVAIRSLSNEMQNAQFTIRQTLSSKTCELDSHALSLEKQLKEEQVSIETDLYPINIEDSTDSQFFDMPHVIEARKSTSYKTNRKLWNMSRSLSTLPLVAQEIEPLYGTFFCPLMKKIIDDPVTIETGVTYERKAISEWFEKFKNSEEIFCPITGHKLVTRDLVTNIALKSTIDEWRERNEVARIKVSQAALSLASSDGMVLEAIEDLQSISQGRQYSRKQVCSDGVLASLVKFLQYKNIDVVCAALELLRLLCAEEDDGIKEIISKKMDISTAIKMLSRSHQRVRHASLLFLLELSRSKFMCEKIGSVPGGILMLISLKYKPSIDVFASEKADETLRNLESSPNNIKRMAECGLLEPLLKHLVEGCEDMKMEMASYLGEIVLGHDSKTYVAERASPPLIKMVRSGNTLCRREAFKALSQISSYQPNGKILVEAGLVQIMFEEMFTRRICDEPMNSTIEAAAILANVFESVLELENLQVNTRGHTVSSNYVVYNIINMVKNSTPDDLNINLIRILLCLTKTPKSTASIVSAVKTTDASYTLTEFTNNPDDELGIASIKLLGALSPYMGHTLIERLCKTRGHPENLIQSPTEVTQITERHAVSAKYLAQLPHQNLTLNLALLSKNAVPTILQTINQIQRSGTRSSRYANAYLEGLVGILVRFTATLYEPQMLFLARNYNFTLVFSELLMKTSSDEVQRLSAIGLENLSTESINLSKPPQIKRTKIMKLFYLPKFLSFGSSKRRKIPVCPVHRGACSSQNTFCLVDAKAVERLLGCLDHDNVEVVDAALSAICTLLDDKVDVDNSVSMLSEVNAIKHVLNVVKEHQQEGLWQKSLWVIEKFLMKGGDKSASDISQDRLFPATLVSAFHHGEGSTRQLAEKILRHLNKMPNLSTYNPVM; this is encoded by the exons ATGTTG CCCAAGGAAGAAGCAAGTCCAGTTATATGTCTTGCACAGTCCCTGTTGGCATCCATTTCAGAAATCACAGAAGCAGTAGTATGCAtagaattagaaaaagaaaattttcttgaatttggatGCTACTTTTACCGGGCTTCTTTCACCATAATGGAGTTACTGTCAGCTGAGAGTTTCCCGGCAAATGTAATGGAGATTCTACAAACTCTATCCAAAAATGTTGATTTGGCCAAGGATCTTGTGAAGAGGTGCCAAGAAGGAACACGTCCAATTTTGGACAGTGAACAGGGAAGCATCATAGCACAGCTTGAGGGGGTGATAAAACATGTGGGAGAATGCCTGGGCCTGATACCTGCATCATCATTTGAAGACCAAGTATATGTAGAAGTCGCTATCCGGTCTCTATCAAATGAGATGCAGAATGCTCAATTTACAATCAGGCAAACTCTGTCATCCAAGACCTGTGAGCTCGATTCACATGCATTGTCTTTGGAGAAGCAACTGAAGGAAGAACAAGTATCAATAGAGACAGACCTCTACCCCATAAATATTGAGGATTCTACAGATAGTCAGTTCTTCGATATGCCTCATGTCATTGAAGCGCGTAAAAGCACTAGTTACAAAACCAATAGAAAACTTTGGAACATGAGCAGATCCTTATCCACATTGCCACTGGTGGCTCAGGAGATAGAGCCTCTTTATGGAACTTTCTTTTGTCCTCTTATGAAGAAGATCATAGATGACCCTGTCACCATAGAAACTGGAGTGACTTATGAAAGGAAGGCAATAAGTGAGTGGTTTGAGAAGTTCAAAAACTCAGAGGAGATTTTCTGCCCAATCACAGGGCATAAGCTGGTAACTAGAGATCTCGTCACTAATATAGCTCTGAAGTCTACAATAGATGAGTGGAGAGAAAGGAATGAAGTAGCCAGGATCAAGGTTTCCCAGGCAGCTTTGTCTTTAGCCAGTTCAGACGGTATGGTACTGGAAGCAATAGAAGATTTGCAAAGTATCAGCCAAGGTAGACAATACAGCAGGAAACAAGTCTGCAGTGATGGAGTATTGGCATCACTCGTTAAGTTTCTACAGTACAAAAACATAGATGTTGTCTGTGCAGCACTGGAACTACTACGACTACTATGTGCAGAGGAAGATGATGGCATCAAG GaaatcatttccaaaaaaatggatatttcCACAGCAATCAAAATGCTGTCGAGAAGTCATCAGCGTGTAAGGCATGCATCATTGCTGTTCTTGCTTGAGCTTTCAAGATCCAAATTTATGTGTGAGAAAATTGGGTCGGTTCCTGGAGGAATTCTAATGCTGATATCTCTTAAATACAAACCTTCCATCGACGTCTTTGCTTCAGAAAAAGCAGATGAAACCCTCAGGAACTTAGAGAGTTCACCAAATAACATTAAGCGCATGGCAGAATGTGGACTTTTGGAGCCCCTTCTAAAACACCTTGTTGAAG GTTGTGAAGatatgaaaatggaaatggCGAGCTATCTTGGGGAAATTGTTCTCGGACATGACAGCAAAACCTACGTGGCTGAGAGGGCTTCTCCCCCTCTCATCAAAATGGTTCGTAGTGGGAACACTTTGTGCAGAAGGGAAGCATTTAAAGCTCTATCTCAAATCTCATCCTATCAACCAAATGGAAAAATACTTGTAGAAGCTGGACTAGTACAAATTATGTTTGAAGAGATGTTTACCAGGAGAATCTGTGACGAGCCTATGAACTCAACTATAGAAGCAGCTGCAATACTAGCAAATGTATTTGAATCTGTGCTTGAGCTTGAGAACCTCCAAGTGAATACTCGTGGACACACCGTGTCTTCCAACTACGTTGTATACAACATCATTAACATGGTAAAGAACTCAACCCCTGATGATCTCAACATCAACCTTATCAGAATTCTCTTATGCCTGACAAAGACACCAAAATCAACAGCCTCCATTGTCTCAGCTGTCAAAACGACTGATGCAAGCTACACCCTGACTGAATTCACCAATAATCCAGATGATGAACTTGGGATAGCATCAATCAAGCTACTTGGTGCACTTTCACCCTACATGGGCCATACACTAATAGAAAGACTTTGCAAAACAAGAGGCCATCCTGAGAACCTAATCCAGAGCCCAACTGAAGTAACTCAAATCACAGAGAGACATGCAGTTTCAGCAAAATATTTAGCACAACTCCCTCACCAAAACCTCACACTCAACCTAGCTCTTCTAAGCAAGAATGCAGTCCCTACTATCCTACAAACAATCAATCAAATCCAAAGAAGTGGAACAAGGTCAAGCAGGTATGCAAATGCTTACTTGGAAGGACTAGTGGGCATTCTAGTCAGATTCACAGCAACACTGTATGAACCTCAAATGCTGTTTCTTGCAAGAAACTACAATTTCACGTTAGTGTTCTCAGAATTGCTGATGAAAACATCAAGTGATGAAGTTCAAAGGTTATCAGCAATAGGATTGGAGAATCTCTCGACAGAGTCAATAAATCTATCAAAACCACCACAGATCAAGAGAACCAAGATTATGAAGCTATTCTACTTACCAAAGTTCCTATCTTTTGGTTCATCAAAGCGGAGGAAAATACCAGTGTGCCCAGTTCATCGAGGGGCATGTTCTTCGCAAAACACATTCTGTTTAGTTGATGCCAAGGCAGTTGAGAGGCTGTTGGGATGTTTGGACCATGACAATGTAGAGGTGGTTGATGCTGCATTGTCAGCTATATGTACATTGTTGGATGACAAAGTTGACGTAGACAACAGTGTAAGCATGTTGAGTGAAGTAAATGCCATAAAGCACGTTCTGAACGTGGTGAAAGAGCACCAGCAAGAGGGTCTGTGGCAAAAGTCACTTTGGGTTATTgagaaatttttaatgaaagGCGGTGACAAGTCTGCTTCAGATATATCGCAGGACAGGTTGTTTCCTGCCACATTGGTGAGTGCTTTCCATCATGGAGAGGGTAGTACAAGGCAGCTAGCTGAGAAGATTTTGCGGCATTTGAACAAGATGCCAAATCTCTCTACTTACAACCCTGTCATGtaa